The Neoarius graeffei isolate fNeoGra1 chromosome 23, fNeoGra1.pri, whole genome shotgun sequence genome segment tgtgaggcgacagtgctaaccactacaccacgatggtttaacacacaaaccaaatacacgcgatgtgagtggtaagatggcggccagatagcgtcaccagttaacttCCGGTCACGGTCGCATTTATTTAGTCGTCACCATCAGACGCCATATTGTTTCCGCTAAACCGAATGTCTTTTTCTGTCAGGTTGTGAAGACCAGAGACTCCAGAAATGCTTGCTAAATTAATAGGGCAGAAATATATCTCCATAGGAAAGGCGTGGTAAGTAGTTTCAGCTTGTGTTTCTGACTTTATTTCGGATTATTTTTGAGGATGAGCAGTGAGACGGTTGTGTCCTTGTtgacctagcttgttgctaactaGCGTATTTCGGTCAGTCAGGAAGGACAGTGAGGTTCTGGTGTGTCCATGTACTCTACAATTTAACATTTTTCCTCTCATTTCAGCAGCCTTACTCAATTTGACaggtgataagtaaaaacatgtattTTAAAGGATAATACTGGTTTCATAGGCTCGCCCACAGGATATCAGGACATCCCACTAATTAATGCAGGTGTCCAGATACATTTTATTAGTTATAATTTGATTTCTATTAACTTTTTTAATTCATATCTGATAACTTGTTGCTGTAACATATATTTTCCAGCTTGGGATAAATAAAGTTAATCTAATCCATTTATAAAAGCCATGCAGGTCTCTGAGGTACTACTGTAGATCAACTTAATCTGTGAAATGCTATGAAATCAGTAGAGCACTTATGGTTACACCTTCCTGCATGTGcaggattagattagataaaactttattgatctctttgggagggttctctcagggaaattaagattccagcagcatctcatctcattatctctagtcgttttatcctgttctacagggtcgcaggcaagctggagcctatcccagctgactacgggcgaaaggcggggtacaccctggacaagtcgccaggtcatcacagggctgacacatagacacagacaaccattcacactcacattcacacctacggtcaatttagagtcaccagttaacctaacctgcatgtctttggactgtgggggaaaccggagcgcccggaggaaacccacgcggacacggggagaacatgcaaactccgcacagaaaggccctcgtcggccacggggctcgaacccggaccttcttgctgtgaggcgacagcgctaaccactacaccaccgtgccaccctctagataaaataaagtatttacatatacaaatataaaagaataagatatggggtagaagtggggttaggggaagtgtgtgtgggggagcaggaaagatattgcacgttatattgcacattgtccggtattgcttattgttaggctaggctactgctccttcttgtcctctgtcctcctgttacccctcctcccccctagaGAGGAGTTGTATagactgatggcgtgagggacaaaggagtttttgagtctgttcgtcctgcacttgggaaggagtattctgtcactgaacaggctcctctggttgctgatgacggtgtgcagagggtgactggcatcgtccatgatgttcaatagtttgtccatagacctcttctctgccaccgtcaccagagagtccagcttcatgccgaccacagagccggcccgcctgatcaagtttgtccagcctggatttaTGCACAAATCTTCAATTTTGAGTAcaagctttttttgttgttgtttttatacaCCTAAATTAGAGTTAAACATTTCAGATTTCCAAATATTACTCTTCTACtagcacagaattaaatgttacGGAAAAATGGTTGtcagtcagtaaagaaagcagcatattgcacaagagatcacttttcagattaaaaaaagaaaacatgatgcatacttgccaacttttcaaaattctcatgggggagaaaagtgcgtgaaagacattttcaattggaccaggctatgatgcgcggttgaaatgataaaaacagtggatcccaattaattgcaaaccatttgaaatttatacaatttagagtttttgaattgttgatattgttctatcagttactataggttatgggattcatgtatcaggcatgagagagctccgagtgaaaaatctgaaataatactcgtcttgaattttaatagaataacgatgaaagggaagtcttaaatcagatttttagctgaaaaatctcatgcctgaatattgtatacatactgtacagagacccacagaaaataacacaagtgatgctttagaagaatgtttataatttcacttgtaaactttcacttagggcggcacggtggtgtagtggttagtgctgtcgcctcacagcaagaaggtccgggttcgagtcccgtggccggcgagggcctttctgtgcggagtttgcatgttctccccgtgtccgcgtgggtttcctccgggtgctccggtttcccccacagtccaaagacatgcaagttaggttaactggtgactctaaattgagcgtaggtgtgaatggttgtctgtgtctatgtgtcagccctgtgatgacctggcgacttgtccagggtgtaccccgcctttcgcccatagtcagctgggataggctccagcttgcctgcgaccctgtagaacaggataaagcggctagagataatgagatgagaccatacgattacttgtttgtaatatatagggccaaattcatacttcggaagccattcaagttcgcaACATTttgccaatcagggcgcaagactatcttgcacgtttgaatccgtttctaaagcgtctttcatcatgacacggcgacacgacacgaggattttgaaagtggcttacaaaattttattggaacttctttacaaaagccattttgttgacacaatttgttaatttttataactgtaaccaagcaatgaactagccaatagcatttcagaaatgcgccccgtgttaaggaaaaaaagccctccttgattgaccaatcagaattgagtaatttggccctgtgtattataataaagaaaataatatCTTGTACAATTTGTTATAAGGGACTTAGctggtaagttttactgagcaccttgctttctttactgacatacaattatttttctgtaacatttaattttgtgctggaggaCTAATTTGTATATCTGAAGTGTTTTTATATTGACTTGACAATGTAGAAGTCCTAAAGTAATCAATAACAGtatgtatttattaaaaaaaaaaaaggtgcctagACTTGTGCACAACATTTGACCCAAATGATACAGAATGATTGTCACCTAGTGGGCTTTCCTTCTGAAATGGATTATATCTGCATtagattgcttttttttttttttttttaaataatcctgCCCTGGCTTTGACTTGGTTCCTGCTGCAGATCAGGCACATGAGCTAAAGATACAACTTGCCTGATGTTTCACATGACTTGGTAGATTACTGTAAGAATGTCTGTGTCTCATCTAACACTCCCTCCAATATCTGTCTCGCACATAACGGTTTTGTCTGAAATCTTGCTATCTGGTGAGGTTTTGATTAAAATTGTTTTTCTTTGACTATAAAACGTGAGGAGATTTTCCACTGTAGGAAATCAGCTTTGCTGATTATTTAGGAATTCAGGATGGAATGAGGCGATGCGTACTTGGATGCCACAGACCTTAAACACACCTGGTAAATTAAATAAGACCTTAAATTGGGTTTCGGTGGTTTTAGGTGCGTCACAATTCACTCAATTCACAATATTGGGTAAGGATTTGATTTCCTCATgttattttttggggaaaaaaaacaaactttaccAAAAAATCCAACATTTTATTTTTCTGTTCatcaactaaaatattccttttgctaaaaaaaaccccttttgttattttcttaataaccaacaataatcccccccccccttttttttaaaaaggttggagtaaaatacagagggctgcaaaagtaggtatacagtaagaattattccagtattataatagtggtgctaggtttcatttaatactaacgttttgtgcaaacgttttgtttttcattactgtattcctacttttgcagccccctgaataatagcctattaactaaaatgtattcctttgattAAAAATAAAGTGGATCTTTTCttcaacttttatgaacatttttcctttttccgtttgctTTTCTTGATCTTTCAGCAGCCTATAAGAGagagctggggtttttttttttgttatctttTTGTGCAGTCAattacacaacagctctttcacattttagatctaaTTTTTCGTGTTTTTGTGGCAttcgagctgtgttacttccacctagggtgaagtcatgtgcattctTGCTGTTATGTTATCAGTTATtgcaattaacttttttttttttcttgattttaaTCTTGGTCGAGTAAAAGAAATGATTGCATTTGAAACTTATCCAAGAATGCCAGCATTTAGAACCAAGAGGAAGTTTTGGCAATCAAAATAAAGGAGAGGCCAAGGTGTGTGTTTTAATCCTGTTAATCAAAAGTCTCATCTGATTGGATTGGCTGCTTGTTTTCAGTCGAGTTATTTTTGTTCACGTGCTTTACTGCGTCCCAGGGCTCCCACGCTGGCTGTATGGGGAAGCGTTGGAGGCATTGCAGTCATTCACTTTACAGACTGGAGACTGATCCTGGACTATGTGCCCTATATCAACGGCAAGTTCAAGAAGGACTAGATGTGTGCAAATGTCTGGGTAAGTGTCGTGTGTTACTTCAGGATAAAAGTTCCGAGTGACTTTCATGTGCTCTGCGTCATGTCAGTGAAGGAGCAATCTCCATGAAATCAGATCAAGGTTAAGGCGTGTGCTCATCACGCCTACATTTGAGAAATAACACCGGCGTTAACTGTTGCATTACATTCAGAATTTTAGTATTTTAAAAAAACGCTACACGGGTCTAAAACGTTACTTTAATGTTCAGAGCACGGAGGATTCATTTGGATACCCTACAACTGgtgtgctgatgttttccagtggATCGCCTTCCAGAGATCTCAGCCTTGCTGTTGATTTAGTGTTAATGTTTATTTACCATACAGATGAACTCGTAGTATATTTTACAAGATGCACATTTGCATTATTGCACAAACTGTGACCTGCACTATATGGCCCaaagtttatggacacctgacGGCGACACAGAGATGTTGTGGTTCTCTAAACTGTTGctgcaaagttggaagcacacggtCATATCGAATGTCATTGCATCCTGTAGAATTAGCGTTTCTGTTCACTGGAGCTCAGAGGCTCAAACTTGTTCCATCATGAGACAGTGCGAGATCCATGAAGATATGGTTTGctgaggttggagtggaagaatacAACCTGACTCCCAAGATTTTGTGCCGTGCCTGCTGGTTTGAATCAGATCTACTGCATCAAAATATTGATACCGATGCATGTAGTGTAAGGACGAAGGATTTATGGCTTGAGTCTTTAACATGGTGGACATTACTGCCACCTGGTGTTCAGCAGATCAGCTCGTCATCTACCGAGTCCTGAACTACTCTGTCCTGAcagttaaaggaaaaggcaacttttgtacaaaatcaccacaaatagatagatagataaatatataaagtaatcgatcatggaatttatagagaaagaacagaccacaTAAcagtaacttttaataatatgggcttgcgctgagctcagcgaagatgcgttccgccatattgatctactgcgtgacgtcatgcagcccaccactgaaaagaactcttcggtgcttcatggtaataaggtaaaaaaccagtacaatcgcttcttcaaagtttcaccaaatggttttatttatgcaacttaaagctcataatactgtataactttggttgagtagaaacacggagcaaaaacatggctgaatcctgaatgactcctatttggatttgtcctaccaagcctactgcgcatgcgtgaagcggctcggctcggttttccctttcgggcgctctcgttttctgttagaatttgctaaaggaaaaaaaataaatatttaccagcttaccgggtccatgaacataaatctgacagctgacaaggtcgggatataaacgaatcgaatacaagccacccgccgggactcctaacaCAGATCtgtttgtaaacactgttttcatgggctcagtgacgtcacagatcagagggaggcgcattaacgaaagattctgattggtttatagttgcccacaatctcaaaatggctgcctcctccaacttcgactcctctgtgtcaattcatgatttcaaagttaaaaatattttttcatgttcgatatataacggaaataattaacggaattgattacgtacatgtttttctcctattacacacctggttttgtacaaaagttgccttttcctttaaagtgcatatcacgggtaaattcaggagcaagatcaatgtagttctattttatattaaactttggtcaaatatctgtcacattttgtgcaattttttttatcttgcgcaataccagaaaaattcagttgaaatcaagccatttgaggcgaattggtccgcctctgaaaaaacttggcatttggatttcttggcaaacattgattttcgtgacgtcacgtgtgggacgcctccctctgaatcctatgtcaccgctggtttgtttatgagaaaactacTATTTACATCCCTGGTGTTGTCTCGgtcgtcttcactacttgaagaatcatcaaatccaaacagatgaagccccaattctgacatctcaatatattcttcatccaaaggtgaagtaacattgcgctcaggtgacaattccgtatttcaatgcaaaatcgctagctactaaacttggtctacacaggctgtgcactgaaaccgtacaagctctcgcagcctgctggtgcttcacgagtctggctccagactcccttgggatttttccagacgcgttttgttgttttatctttttctgctgtagacagatggccttgtgcaaaattacccttctggatgagtgtgtaaagggacttgctttcataattaaaaaaaaaaaaacgaaattggtccaggatatgcactttaatgcagCAAGGGCTAAACTATTTCTAATCATTTATTTCATGCTTCAGAAATGTAAcgtaaggaataaaaaaaaaaaattcagggtaTGCTGTTAGGAAAATAACCAACAGTAGGGTGGTGTTAATTTTCCTATtacagcatgtcccaaagtgttttattcttctttttaCTTACTAAAGAACAAGAAGTCATACTTTTTATACATTTATAGTCACGTACAAGTTTGGGGAACATCCCAGAAACAAGTTAATAAGAGAAAATGCAGCTTGTTACTGAGAAATTGAGACAAGCAACGTGATTTTTCTGGTA includes the following:
- the LOC132871782 gene encoding cytochrome b-c1 complex subunit 10 produces the protein MLAKLIGQKYISIGKAWAPTLAVWGSVGGIAVIHFTDWRLILDYVPYINGKFKKD